A stretch of the Deinococcus betulae genome encodes the following:
- a CDS encoding terminase small subunit yields MKRKARKAQPKGRAASTPGRKPEQLTTLEELFAVEYVIDWNGSAAVRRAGYKVKTDVAAGVYANRLLKKDKVLARIERAKKEVLERAGVRAEAILLELAKIGFSSQRHLLTADAEGNIHLRPGQDIPDAAWDAVKSITAIDNESESESESPNGATRHSRSRQRTVSVVMHDKRAALVDLGRYAGIFGPEKVQVTTPEGQPIQVENVNAIPEADRAERVAALLAAAAARKANVPS; encoded by the coding sequence ATGAAGCGCAAGGCGCGAAAGGCGCAGCCCAAGGGGCGCGCGGCCAGTACCCCGGGCCGGAAGCCCGAGCAGTTGACCACTCTCGAAGAGCTGTTCGCTGTTGAGTACGTGATCGACTGGAACGGTAGCGCCGCCGTGCGCCGGGCAGGGTACAAGGTCAAGACGGACGTGGCAGCCGGGGTGTACGCCAATCGCCTGTTAAAAAAAGATAAGGTTCTGGCCCGGATTGAGAGGGCCAAGAAAGAAGTCCTTGAGCGGGCCGGCGTCCGGGCTGAAGCCATCTTGCTGGAACTGGCCAAGATCGGCTTCAGCAGCCAGCGGCACCTGCTGACAGCTGATGCCGAGGGCAACATTCACCTGCGCCCAGGCCAGGACATTCCCGATGCCGCCTGGGACGCGGTCAAGAGCATCACCGCCATTGACAATGAAAGTGAGTCTGAGAGTGAAAGTCCGAACGGCGCCACCCGCCACAGCCGCTCGCGCCAGCGCACGGTCAGCGTCGTCATGCACGATAAGCGCGCCGCCCTGGTGGACCTGGGCCGCTACGCCGGCATCTTCGGCCCGGAAAAGGTGCAGGTCACAACCCCCGAAGGCCAGCCCATTCAAGTGGAGAACGTCAACGCCATTCCTGAGGCCGACCGCGCCGAACGGGTGGCTGCCCTGCTGGCTGCGGCTGCTGCCCGGAAGGCCAATGTCCCTTCCTGA